CTATTATTTCAGCGGTTTTTCTTCCGCTTAATCTGATCGTTGGCTTTTTTGGTATGAATACGAGCGGTCTGCCATTCACAGAGGGTTCGAGTGGTACATTCAGCGTGATAGTGGGGTTGGTTTTCCTGGTGCTCACTACTTCATTAGGCGTGTTTGTGTGGAGACGTAAAATCGAGTATTCAGAATAAGTGACAGGAGTATCCTGTTGCAGGGTACACTACAGCCTTGAGGGCTGTATTGTAGTAGACACAAGAAACAGACTATTTACGTATCTGTCCGCTGCCGTAAATTTTAAATTTATAGGTGGTAAGCCCCTCTATCCCCATCGGTCCTCTGGCATGGAGTTTGTTGGTACTGATCCCCACTTCTGCACCAAATCCAAATGCGCCTCCATCTGTAAAGCGTGTCGAAGCATTGACATAGACCGCTGCAGCATCGATGGCATTCAAAAACAGTTCAGCCGTCGTGATATTTTCTGTGATAATGGCTTCAGAATGCCCCGAAGAAAATCTCACAATGTGTTCAATGGCACCTTCGACGCCATCTACGACCTTGATATTTAAAATATTCGCCAAATACTCCGTATCATAATCCTCATCGGTTGCATGTGCTACTTCTATGATATTTTGTGTTCTACTGTCACCTTTGAGCTCAGTGTGTGCTTTATCAAATGCAGCTTTGAGTTGAGGTAAGGCATTCTCTGCTATCGCAGCATCAACCAAGAGTGTCTCCATAGAATTACATACACCGGGACGTTGTACTTTTGCATTGAGTGCGATGGCTATGGCATTGTCCAGTTTTGCATCTTTGTCGATGTAGGTATGGCACTGTCCTTTATCGTGTTTAACCACAGCGACAGTCGCATTTTCAGAGACATGCTTGATGAGTCCTGCCCCACCTCTTGGGATGATAAGATCCACATATTTGTCCATCTTGATAAGTTTGTCGACCCCCGCTCTTGATGCATCCGGGATGAGTGAGATCAAGGCGCGCGGAAGATTGTTCGCTTCTAAGACATCTTGAAGTATCTTTGCGATCTCTTCATTGGAGTTCTGCGCTTCTTTTCCCCCTTTGAGTACACAGACATTGGAGCTTTTAAAACAGAGTGCTGCAGTGTCTGAAGTGACATTGGGACGAGACTCGTAAATGATCCCTATCACACCGATAGGGATAGAAACCTTTTGCATATTTAATCCATCTTCAGTGATCCATCCATCCAAGATACGGCCTACAGGGTCTTTCAATGCTGCTATTTCTTCTATGGCTGTTGCCATAGCATCGATGCGGCTCTCATCTAACAAAAGCCTGTCCATCAGTGCAGAAGAGAGATTGCTCTTTTCTCCCTCTTCCATATCTTTTTTGTTTTGAGCGACTAGGTTACTGCTGTTATCTCTCAGTGCCTGGGCCATTTCATTCAGTATTCGGTTTTTTTCACGTCCACTGATGGTGGCCAGAACCCTGCTTGAACTTTTGGCTTCTTTTAAAAAATCTTCCATGCTTATGCCTTTATGTAGCTGCAGCAGTAATCTGTCACCGTTTTGATCTTCAGATCAAAAGATGAGTTGGCCGGAACATTAAAGCTTTCAGGTGTATGCAGTGTTCTGAATTCTGTTTCACCTGGAAGTCTGATCTCCAATTCTCCACTCATCATCTCCATGATCTCTGCTTCATTCGTGTCAAATGTATATTCACCCGGCTGCATCACACCCAAGGTCTGTCTCTCTCCATTGGGTAAAAAAATAGTTCTGCTGACCACTTTCCCATCGAAATATACATTGGCTTCTTTGATCATCGATATGTTTTCTAGTTTTGTCATTTTAATTTCCTTGTTTGTTAGTTTTTTTCTTTAAGTTCTTTGGCTTTTGCATAGGCATCACTGACCGCTTCCATCATCCCGTTACGTACGTTACAACGCTCCAATGCTGCATATCCGGCAGCAGTGGTTCCTCCCGGGCTCATCACACCGTCTTTGATGATCGCCGGGTTCTCATGTGCAAGGAGGGATGCAAATCCTTCAAATAGACCTTGTACCAGTACCTGGGCATCCGCACGCTTCAGTCCCTGATTGACCGCACCATCGGCCAGACTCTCAGCGATCAGAGCCAGGTATGCAGGTCCGCTGCCTGCGACACCTGTTGCGATATCCAGCTCGTTTTCGCTGTTGAGCCATAAACTCCTGCCAATAGAATTAAAGATACCTAATGCACTCTCTTTTAGTTCTTCATCTCCTGTGATCGTTGTCATAGATTTAAGATGACTCGCACCCAAGTTCGGCATCGTTCTGATATATTTTTTTGCTTTGATCTGTGCGCTGAGACTCTCTATGGACGTACCTGCCAAAACGGAATAAACAGCTTCTGCTTCACCCGTCAATTTGGGAGCCAGATCGGGAAGAGAGTAGGGTTTGACACACAGTACTATATGTTTACCAGACATATCTTCTTTTTCTTCCATCACTTTGGTCGAAACTTGGGGGATCTGTTCTTGAAGCGCTTGCAAAGAGTGTTTATTCCTTCCAAGCACCTCTATCTCATATTTTTCTACTAACCCCTCGATCAGCGCTTTAGCCATATTGCCATTGCCAATAAATGTTAGCTTCATTATTTCTCTTTCTTCTCTTTTTTCGTTGTGAACAGCGTCCCTTTATTATGGACACCCTCTATTAAAAACTCTCTAGCCGCTGTCAGATCATACCCATTGCATAAAAACATCTCTCTTTTTTTACCGATAATATAATCAGCTGCTTTGAGTTTGGTCACGATGCCGCCAGTCGCAAACTGTGAGTTCGGCGTATGCTCCTGTGCGAGTTCTTCTTTTTTGATCTCCGTGACCACTTTTCTGATCTTTGCATTTGGATTTTCTTTGGGGTTATCATCATAATAACCATCAATGTCACTGAGGATCACAAGCAGATCAGCACCGGTATAATAGGTGATATGAGCAGAGAGTTGGTCATTATCCCCAAAAAGTTGATCCGGTGTTGTGGAGATATCATTCTCATTGACTATAGGTAAAATATCATTTTTCAGTGTTCTGTCTATAATGTCCTGAAAGATCTTTGTATGTACTCTTGAATCAAAATCCTCTTCTGTTAAAAGTATCTGGGAAATAGGCACATCATATATATCAAACTTGTTTTTATAAGAGCTCATAAGGATAGGCTGTCCGACAGAGGCTAAAACTTTTTTGCTTGTGGGAACACTTCGGTTTAATTTAACTGCTGTATAGCCTGCAGCGACTGCTCCTGACGTCACAAGAATGACCTCATATTTTTTTCTGGCTTCAGCAATTAAAGAGGCCAGGTTCAGCATCCTCTCTTTTGCAATTGTTGTTGTCTCTGTCAAGACACTGCTTCCTACTTTGATCACTATCCTTTTCACTTTTTTATTCCTTTTTTTATTTATTATTATGGTTTTTACTCTTATTGTACTGAAAGATTGACCATTTTGTAAAATTTTTATGTTTTTAAAGATCTATTGTAAGCATCTTTATGGGTTATTATTCATCTTTTAATCGACTTTGCACTTCATCAAACTTCTTAGCGATAGAATCCGGGTTCGGTGCTCCATATCGACTAAAGAACAGGATGGCTATCCATGAAAAAACAAACCCGGGGAGCAATTCGAATATTTCAAATATCCCGCCCTGAAGCTCTTTCCAGACTATGACAGTCAGAGCACCCACTACCATACCTGCTATGGCACCGAACTTCGTGATGTTACGACTATAGAGACTCAATATGATAAGCGGCCCGAAAGCCGCACCGAATCCTGCCCAGGCATACGATACAAGTTTAAGTACACTGGAGTTCTCATCTGCAGATAGATACCATGCGATAAGAGCGATCAGGATCACTGTGGCACGCCCGATCCAGACAAGTTCTTTGTCACTGGCCTCTTTATGTATGATCGCATGGTATACATCTCTTGTCAATACAGAAGAAGATACAAGCAGTTGTGAGTCGATCGTACTCATAATGGCCGCAAGTATCGCCGCAAGTAAAAAACCTGCGATCCAAGGATTAAAAACAAGCTGTGAGAGTATGATAAAGATCTTTTCACTGTCAGCCAGATCGATGCCGTTCGCTGCAACATAGGCAAACCCGAAAAAACCGACGCTCAAAGAACCCAGAATGGATAAGATCATCCAGCTCATTCCGATGGTTTTGGCTTTATGTGTTTCATTTTCATCTCTGATCGACATAAATCTCACAAGAATATGAGGTTGTCCAAAATAGCCCAGTCCCCATGCAAGCAATGATATCACAGAGATAAGCGAGGCACCACTGACCAGGTTGAGATGTGATGGCTCTATAGATTCTATCGCTGTGACGGCACTTGTGATCCCGCCAAGTTCAGAAACTACCACAATGGGTGTGATCACAAGAGCCAGCATCATCAAAATACCCTGAATAAAATCTGTCCAGCTTACGGCATTGTACCCTCCCAGGAAAGTATAGGAGACTATTACAAAACTTCCTATAAGCAGTGCATCTGAATAGGCGATGTTGAAGGTTGCCTCAAAAAGTTTCGCTCCCCCCACAAGCCCGGATGAAGTATACAGCGTATAAAAGATCAAGATCACGACTGCAGTGACCACCCTGAGCATATGCCCCTTGTCTTCAAAACGGTTTGCCAGATAATCCGGGATCGTAATGGAATCATTGAGATGATGCGTATAGACTCTAAGCGGCTTTGCCACATAGTGCCAATTGAGATAGGCACCTGTGATAAGCCCCACTGCGATCCAACTGCCGACTATCCCGTCACTGTACATCATACCCGGAAGCCCAAGAAGCAGCCATCCGCTCATATCTGATGCACCGGCACTCAGCGCAGTCACACTAGGGTTGAGACCGCGTCCTCCTAAAACATAGTCACTCAGATCATTGGTTTTAAAATAAAAATAGAACCCTATTGCCAGCATCACCAGCATATAACCTATAAATGAGATGATAATCTCTATTTGCATATTTAAATCTCCTCGAATTTGATACTTTGTATACCAAGATTTCCGTATCTGTGGTAAGAGTTTGAGATACTCTGCTCTATGAAGTAGTGCATGAGTTCCAGTCTGCCGTGCGATACAAAGTTCTCACTGGCTATATAGATCGCTTTATCGGCGATCGCATTGTAGATATTCTGGCTTACATTGTCCGGATGCAGGAATCTTACTCTTTGTACTTCGGGTATTTTTCCGATCAGTGCATCTTCATCATCTCGGGCAAAACTGTCCTCCTGCCCGATAAAAGAGTTCTGTTTGGACTCAAGCCAGATCAGTTCGGCTTTACGGGATCTTTCCGGTATAGAGATATGAAGCTGCGCACCTATCATCTTGACGGCCATGATCGTTGTCAGAATCTCATCAAGCGCATCATTCTCTTCGATCCTGAGAAGTACACTTTTCACAGGAAGATAACGGATAATATTGCTCTCACCCCTGATATGCGCATAGTCATGCTCTTTTAAAAACTCAACTTCGTACCAGTGTGTAAAGTGACACATATGTCTCAGTGCCGCTTCACACTCATCATTAAATACCGTATCTCTTGTGAGGAGCACTCTCATTTGATCTAAAAACCGGCTTGAACATGATTCATAAAGATTGGTCTCTTGATAGGTAAGATTCATAAACTGACTGACATAGTTAAATCCGCCTGCTTTTTTACCGCTTCCTATGGCAGATTTTCTCATGCCGCCAAAAGGCTGACGTGTGACTATCGCACCTGTCGTGACACGATTGATATAGAGGTTTCCTGCAATGATATGTTCTTTCCAGTAATCCTGTTCTCTTTTATCCAAAGATTCTATACCGGAGGTCAAACCGTAACCGGTGGCATTGACTATATCGATGGCATCATCCAGATCTTCTGCACACATGACACTGAGAACCGGACCGAAAAGCTCATTCATATGACAGAAATCATCTCTTTTGGTTCCCCATCTGACTGACGGCGTAAGCATGTACGGATTACCTTTGTCAGCGAAACCTGGTTTGACCAGCCACGCTTCACCCTCATCAAGATAGGTGAGTGCTTTTTTAAGTTCTCCTGAGGGAAGATTTGACAAAGTTCCGATCCGGTTGGAAAAATCCCAAACAGAGCCCGTTTGAAGCGATTCGACCGCTTCTTTGATCGTCTGCTTGAACGCTTCATCTTCAAATAGCTCCTTTTCAAGTACCAGCAGTGAGGTGGCTGAACACTTTTGTCCTGAGTTGTGAAAGGCAGATACGATCACATTTTTAATCGCCTGATCACGATCGGCCAAAGCAGTGACGATCGTCGCATCTTTACCACCGGTCTCAGCACTCAGTGCTATATCCGGACGGGATTTAATGATGCTGTAAGCCGTCTTCTCACCCCCTGTAAAGATGGTAAAATCGATATCTCTGCTAGGGATCATATGCTCTCCTACTACAGAACCGCGACCCGGGATGAACTGCAGTGTGTTTTTACTGATGCCTGCATCCCAAAAACACTGACACAACCGATACCCGCAAAGGATAGAGTCTTCCGCCGGTTTTAATATGACTGTATTTCCTGCGGCTAGAGATGCGGCGACCCCACCCACCGGAATAGCGATAGGAAAGTTCCACGGGCTGATAACCAGACCCACCCCTTTGCCTGTTGCTTCCACACCTGTAAGGGCCGATATCTTTGCCACGCTGTAAGGGTAAAAGTTTGCAAAGTCTATCGCTTCACTGACCTCTACGTCCGTTTCGGTAAAGACTTTACCCACTTCTGCAGCAGCCACACCTATAAGGTCCGCTCTTGCGACTCTTATCTCATGGGCTACATCCATCAGGATCTCTTGTCTTTGTTCCACTGTCAGCTTTCTCCAGCCATCCGGGTCTTCTTTTGCTGTTGCAATGGCTCTTTTCATATCTTCGGGTGTCGCTTCAGCATAGCGTCCTGCCAGTTTCTTCTCATGGTACTGGCTTTTGTCTATCACATCCACATGCAGATCTCTTTGAACGATCTCTCCGCCTACGACCGGATAGGCGTTGAATCCGCCCATTTCCCCGATGTTCTGCCACTTATCACGGATCTTTTCTGCCCACTCTCTGTTTGGCTCCAAGACAAAGTCGGTATCTGGCTCATTCTCAAAATGGTAGCGTTTCACATCAATTGTTTCTTTGACGATCTCCCTGTTTCTGTCTTGTGTTCTGTAAGGCTCCTGATCCACAGTGGGCATAAGTGCAAGCGCATCATCATAGCTTTTAACCAATATATCCCATGCCGGGGTATCGACCTCAAGGCCAAAACTGTGTCGTAAAAAGTTCTGTTCGGCAGTGTTTTCATCAAATCTTCTGACCAGATAGGCTATGGCATTGGTAAAGGTCTCTTTTGTCGCAGTCGGCGCATACAGGATCACATTCAAGCCTTGGTCTTTGAGTACCTGGTAGGCTGCTTCACTCATCCCTTCAAGCATTTCTGCAGTGACATATTTTTCTACTTTTCTCTCT
The sequence above is drawn from the Sulfurovum sp. TSL1 genome and encodes:
- a CDS encoding glutamate-5-semialdehyde dehydrogenase codes for the protein MEDFLKEAKSSSRVLATISGREKNRILNEMAQALRDNSSNLVAQNKKDMEEGEKSNLSSALMDRLLLDESRIDAMATAIEEIAALKDPVGRILDGWITEDGLNMQKVSIPIGVIGIIYESRPNVTSDTAALCFKSSNVCVLKGGKEAQNSNEEIAKILQDVLEANNLPRALISLIPDASRAGVDKLIKMDKYVDLIIPRGGAGLIKHVSENATVAVVKHDKGQCHTYIDKDAKLDNAIAIALNAKVQRPGVCNSMETLLVDAAIAENALPQLKAAFDKAHTELKGDSRTQNIIEVAHATDEDYDTEYLANILNIKVVDGVEGAIEHIVRFSSGHSEAIITENITTAELFLNAIDAAAVYVNASTRFTDGGAFGFGAEVGISTNKLHARGPMGIEGLTTYKFKIYGSGQIRK
- the proB gene encoding glutamate 5-kinase, which translates into the protein MKRIVIKVGSSVLTETTTIAKERMLNLASLIAEARKKYEVILVTSGAVAAGYTAVKLNRSVPTSKKVLASVGQPILMSSYKNKFDIYDVPISQILLTEEDFDSRVHTKIFQDIIDRTLKNDILPIVNENDISTTPDQLFGDNDQLSAHITYYTGADLLVILSDIDGYYDDNPKENPNAKIRKVVTEIKKEELAQEHTPNSQFATGGIVTKLKAADYIIGKKREMFLCNGYDLTAAREFLIEGVHNKGTLFTTKKEKKEK
- a CDS encoding pyrroline-5-carboxylate reductase produces the protein MKLTFIGNGNMAKALIEGLVEKYEIEVLGRNKHSLQALQEQIPQVSTKVMEEKEDMSGKHIVLCVKPYSLPDLAPKLTGEAEAVYSVLAGTSIESLSAQIKAKKYIRTMPNLGASHLKSMTTITGDEELKESALGIFNSIGRSLWLNSENELDIATGVAGSGPAYLALIAESLADGAVNQGLKRADAQVLVQGLFEGFASLLAHENPAIIKDGVMSPGGTTAAGYAALERCNVRNGMMEAVSDAYAKAKELKEKN
- the putP gene encoding sodium/proline symporter PutP; the protein is MQIEIIISFIGYMLVMLAIGFYFYFKTNDLSDYVLGGRGLNPSVTALSAGASDMSGWLLLGLPGMMYSDGIVGSWIAVGLITGAYLNWHYVAKPLRVYTHHLNDSITIPDYLANRFEDKGHMLRVVTAVVILIFYTLYTSSGLVGGAKLFEATFNIAYSDALLIGSFVIVSYTFLGGYNAVSWTDFIQGILMMLALVITPIVVVSELGGITSAVTAIESIEPSHLNLVSGASLISVISLLAWGLGYFGQPHILVRFMSIRDENETHKAKTIGMSWMILSILGSLSVGFFGFAYVAANGIDLADSEKIFIILSQLVFNPWIAGFLLAAILAAIMSTIDSQLLVSSSVLTRDVYHAIIHKEASDKELVWIGRATVILIALIAWYLSADENSSVLKLVSYAWAGFGAAFGPLIILSLYSRNITKFGAIAGMVVGALTVIVWKELQGGIFEIFELLPGFVFSWIAILFFSRYGAPNPDSIAKKFDEVQSRLKDE
- a CDS encoding bifunctional proline dehydrogenase/L-glutamate gamma-semialdehyde dehydrogenase; this translates as MTIPENIAQDVKEVAYQWQKKIQVSRKGQEQDFHDMMLKMLKNPVNKIFLIELLDQSFRSSNPDRVADQLEYIFEKYKSTDFFSQFEQILIWLFRDVGIYLTSISIPLFVKYLRNDISAIVIQGEDPVLSKHIHKRKKEGTRVNINVIGEIVLSREEADKRVGKYIKLLQNPDVDYLSIKISNLFSQIIPHAYENNIRHISEQLKKVYSAAMENTYLDKDGNVHHKFVNLDMEEYRDIQMTIDSFKTVLEMDAYKNLHAGIVIQTYLPDAMIHIKELYAWAKKRVQSGGAPIKIRIVKGANQEMELTEASLRGWPNVTYSSKAETDANYKIAMNFLLDPEVAPYVHTGVASHNLFDHALAMLLAKERKVEKYVTAEMLEGMSEAAYQVLKDQGLNVILYAPTATKETFTNAIAYLVRRFDENTAEQNFLRHSFGLEVDTPAWDILVKSYDDALALMPTVDQEPYRTQDRNREIVKETIDVKRYHFENEPDTDFVLEPNREWAEKIRDKWQNIGEMGGFNAYPVVGGEIVQRDLHVDVIDKSQYHEKKLAGRYAEATPEDMKRAIATAKEDPDGWRKLTVEQRQEILMDVAHEIRVARADLIGVAAAEVGKVFTETDVEVSEAIDFANFYPYSVAKISALTGVEATGKGVGLVISPWNFPIAIPVGGVAASLAAGNTVILKPAEDSILCGYRLCQCFWDAGISKNTLQFIPGRGSVVGEHMIPSRDIDFTIFTGGEKTAYSIIKSRPDIALSAETGGKDATIVTALADRDQAIKNVIVSAFHNSGQKCSATSLLVLEKELFEDEAFKQTIKEAVESLQTGSVWDFSNRIGTLSNLPSGELKKALTYLDEGEAWLVKPGFADKGNPYMLTPSVRWGTKRDDFCHMNELFGPVLSVMCAEDLDDAIDIVNATGYGLTSGIESLDKREQDYWKEHIIAGNLYINRVTTGAIVTRQPFGGMRKSAIGSGKKAGGFNYVSQFMNLTYQETNLYESCSSRFLDQMRVLLTRDTVFNDECEAALRHMCHFTHWYEVEFLKEHDYAHIRGESNIIRYLPVKSVLLRIEENDALDEILTTIMAVKMIGAQLHISIPERSRKAELIWLESKQNSFIGQEDSFARDDEDALIGKIPEVQRVRFLHPDNVSQNIYNAIADKAIYIASENFVSHGRLELMHYFIEQSISNSYHRYGNLGIQSIKFEEI
- a CDS encoding pyrimidine/purine nucleoside phosphorylase, with the protein product MTKLENISMIKEANVYFDGKVVSRTIFLPNGERQTLGVMQPGEYTFDTNEAEIMEMMSGELEIRLPGETEFRTLHTPESFNVPANSSFDLKIKTVTDYCCSYIKA